A window of the Ostrea edulis chromosome 1, xbOstEdul1.1, whole genome shotgun sequence genome harbors these coding sequences:
- the LOC130053064 gene encoding uncharacterized protein LOC130053064, whose product MEFIILVRGFIRIKRILYFRKQSTVVIEKREGENFKCEIVFDETDMTMVPEPTVKQHSSQQHFPLVFFDLESTGLTRDSHITQLSCVVKKNVPPIPFQKYLSQ is encoded by the exons atggagtttatcattttggttcgtggatttatcagaataaagagaatcttatattttcg GAAGCAATCAACAGTTGTGATCGAGAAGAGAGAAGGAGAAAATTTCAAGTGTGAGATTGTATTTGATGAGACTGATATGACAATGGTACCAGAGCCAACTGTCAAACAGCACTCCAGCCAGCAACATTTTCCTCTTGTATTTTTTGACTTGGAATCAACAGGATTAA CTAGAGATTCTCATATTACACAGCTGTCGTGTGTGGTGAAGAAAAATGTTCCACCTATACCTTTCCAAAAATACCTATCACAGTAA